Genomic window (Zymoseptoria tritici IPO323 chromosome 1, whole genome shotgun sequence):
CCTCCAGACATTCACCACCATGGCCTCAGGCACATCCACCCCCAGCGGCCGCCAGGTCTCCGTCCTTTTCGTCTGCCTCGGAAACATCTGCCGATCTCCCATGGCAGAAGGCGTGTTCCGGCATCTCACCAACTTCGAAACCTCCGATCCACACCctctcatcgccgccatcgacTCCTGTGGCACGGGAGCCTACCATGCCGGCGATCGACCCGACTCTCGCACACTTTCCGTACTGAAGGATAACGGGCTCTCGAGCTACAAACATGCCGCGCGAAAAGTGCGGGTGCCGGAGGACTTTGAGAAGTTTGATTACCTGATCGCGATGGACGAGGATAATTACATGGATCTGAGGGATTtggtgaagaggacgaagaagaacaaggggACGCTGGGAGATGAGCATTTGGACAAGGTGAGGTTGTATGGAGAGTTCGGCGGCAAGGACAAAAAGGAGGAGATTGGCGATCCTTATTATGGTGGGAGAGAGGGCTTCACGATCGCGTACGAGCAGGTGGTGAGGTGTGGGAAGGGGCTGTTgaaggagattgaggagaaggcgaaggcggaggcggaggagtgaGGATACGAGGTTAGAGTTGGACAACGATGAAGAAGGCAATGCCATGGGTACACGGTACACGATGGGAAATTCTCGCACAGGTGGCCGCCAATACCGCTGCTCGAAACAACCATATCTCGAATCAACGGAATGCACGGCTGCAGTGCAGCACGCGAGTGGCTACGACCTCTGTCTGGACGGCCACAGTATACTGCACAAGCAACACTGTGGTCGCGAGCTGAAGGACCCGCCAACTTACCTTCGGACGATGTACTGGCAGCGACCACGACGGGAGAACTGCGATCCTCGAGAACAATCATTGGAGGACAATGTGGGAAAAGCTCATCGTCTGAAGAGCTAGGTGTATTTCATCCTGTGCATAAGTTGGCAGGATATGCTTAATACCGTACAGGCAAGCCTAACCAGTCGGCCAGCCAGCTTAGCAGGACATTGTAAATCTTTGGGCAGGTAAGTTGGCAAGGCACCTTATAGAGCTGTACAGGCTCGTCGGCAAGACACGCGAAATAGCGGTACGGTTCAGTCAGCACGACATGCGAAATGTTCCAGCAGGGTAATATGGCAAGTCACGCCGGTGCTACGCGTTTTCAGTGTCAACTCTCGGACCCCTTCACTTACACCACAACCTCGTGGAACGTCCTTACCAAATAGACTTTCGCTAGCGTGGATCTTGCTAACCTCCTCCGCTTGACCGATATCCTTGCCCGAGTTCAGAGCACCACTCTCTTCACTTTTGTTCTTCACCAGCATTTATAGCATCTGAAGGCATACACAATCTTTGCGTCGATTCGGACCCGGTTTACAAACGCATACTCAATCAAGAAGGAGCACATCTAATCACACAATGGGCGGATTCAGCAAATTCGTCGGTAAACCTCACCTTGCATCCATTGCCTCGATGTTCCCTCCGTGTGTAAACAGCTCTGACGAGAAGTGACAGACAAAATCCTCACATCCAAATTCAACAAGCCCTTCCCGGTGACTCTTCTTCCCTCGGCAATCGGCTATTATCTGGGCGTCAAGCAGGGCGAGAGACAAGCGCAGGTTCTGGCCGAGATTCGAGCACTGGACCGCGGCGAGCATGGGAAGGTAGACCAGATTGCTGGACATCCACGGTGATCGCGGGATGCGGGAGAGGTGAAGGTTTTAGCGGCTGGCCCTCCGATTTGTCGGGTGTTGGGAAGGGTTGTGGAAGGCAGGGCTATTGTAACGGTGGTAGGGGCGAGAGGGCAGCGAATCGGGCTTCAGGGGAAGAGATCGACGGCGACCAAGATACTCAGAGCATCAAGGACGGTCGGCATGTCTGGTATTTGGACTATTCGGCTGTCTCGAATGGCTGATATTGAGATAAGTCGGTCATATAGTGCTGGTACCTGGCCATCGTATTGTTGGGGTACCTATCTCCGCAGCATATCTTTGACTTGTTACTCTGCCTCATGTGATGTGTTGCCATTGTGTTCACTGCAATCGCTCTTAGATTCTCAGATTCTCGAATTTTCTCTCCTGCTCCAGCCTTCCCTCAATGCAGGGCTTGTTCCCTTGTGGAAGCTCTCTCGATCGCACCGTGAACGACCATACTGCTTATTGCGATGCGGTGAGAATGAACTTTGTCCGTACGATCGACACGTCAGCAAGAACAATCGACATCACAATCGATCAAGGACAGCCCAAACCCTCCTCCCGATCTTCCACCGTCCATCGTCCGGCAATTATCCAACCGTTCACCGCACCGGTCCCCCAAAAGTATCCTTGAGCTCCTGAAGCTGAGCGACGAACATgctcctcacctcctcctctttcctaCAACTCTCACCGTCAAATCTCTCCTGCATCTCGTCCAGCTGCGGAAGCAAGATCTTATCCCTTTCCTGACTGAGTCGCGATACCTCTCGAATATAGCCGCCAAAAGATCCGTCCGACGAGTCCGAATCATATTGTCTTGACAGATTGAACTCCATGCCGGCTCGAATTGCGTTGAATTCCGTTTGAAGTTCTTCTGCTATATCCTGGACAGTCATGTTGGAAAATCTCTCCTGGGGTGAGTCGAACCCCGAAGTGTGTGGCGATTCGCTGAGAGAAGCTTCCTGTGAGTCTAGCTCCGTGGTACGTTCATTTTCCTGGTCTTCGGTGCATGTCGAGTTGCGAGTTCCTGTTCGGGTCACCTCCCAGCAGAGTCAGAGCAGTTTGGCGGACATGGCCAGTAGATGATGGAGTCGGTAGTCTACTCGGTTTGGCCATCATGGCTTCGAATCCATCACTCGTCGACCGAGGCCTATAAGAGAAAGCTGGAGTCAGACCCTTCTCCATCACAGGCGAGAAGAGCGAACGTCTCCTCGGCATCAAAACTTCAACCCTCGTCGGTGTAACAGGCtcactcatcctcctcagccGACTCCGTCTCTTCACCTCGTCCATCGAAAGCAGTAAAGCAGTCGGCTTGGTGGTCTTCACGAACTtgacctccttcttcttcttttttaGAACCAGCAAAGTACCAGGGAATAACCATCGTCTCGTCAAGAGAAGCGTCTGACTCTGGATCGGGTGCGTGAGACTTCGAAGTTGGATGAGGTTGTCGAAACCATCAACGGCGAAGAGGCAGATCGATCCGAATACTAGCGTTGAGAGGACTCGTGGTGGTGGGTCGTTGTTCGTTGAGGACACATTGCCGTGATTTAGAGGACCGAAAACGTGGTAGATGTTGACCATACTGGCGAGTAGGATGAGTAGCTGGATTATCTCGATTGTATATGCCTATCGCACACCATCAGCACACAGTACCACGACGTTCCCAGCAGTCGTTCTCCAGTATACTTACATGGATCATCATGGCTGAGCGAAGCGTAGTCTTGCAGAATGGCTGGATACACAGGCACTTGTAGATGGCACTCGACGTGGCTGCAACGATGACGAGGGTGACGGATGGGTCTGCCATGGTGTAGACGATTGCTGGAGCGAAGGAATGGTAGGGAGAGTAGGATGAATCGAACAATCTGAGGTAGCCATGGTGAAGGACAGGGAGAAATCGACGTGTTTGCTGTGTCTCACCGCGAGCGAGACAGGAATAAGACAATGCAGTAGAGTGGGCAGGAAATGATAGACAGTCTTGCATGCGAATCCACAGGACGGCCCAACCGCATCCAAGGTGATCTTGCTGTGAGTGAAGAAGAGGTGAACATGGAAGAGGAAAAGGGGCCACCATGAATAATCGTTACATTGCAGCATCCACCACATCACATCTGCCATCTCCCTATCCACGAACTCGGCATCAAAGGCCAGAAAGCACAACAACCACAGGGTATGAAACTAAACTAAACAAAATCAATCCAACACGACACATCCACTCGCCATGCAAAGACGGTATCTTTCTTCAATCCTCCCTCAATCAGATCATTCCACCATACTCATTCCCATTCGCTGCGCCATTGGACTTGGTCGCAAAACTCTGCCTGTCTTGTTCCTTgtgcttgtccttcttcatcttcatcaagTTCGGTACAAGTTTGctcgtcatcttcctcttctccttttgagtcgacttctccttctcgcgaGATTGAGCGGCTTCGACTTGCTTCTGAATCTGAAAGCGCGCCATTTCCCGCCGCTCGCGGTGTCGAACCTCGCGGTCGTAGTTGGGAAGTGCGGTCGTGGTGTTCTCGGTATCGCTGCTGACAGCACTTGCGGAGGCGGATTGGCTGGGAGAATCCTGGACGCTCTGTGCGTAGCCCCGGCTGGAGCTACCCTGAAAACTGCTGGCATGGCTGATGGAGCCCGGTCTGCCCCAGGCGGAGGAACGGGGTGTAGTAGAGTCCACCAGTGTAGGCTCCGTCCGTGCAAGAGTTGTATCGCTGTAAGGTCCTTGTCCAAAAGtgctgtcgtcgccgtcgtcttcaGGGCTGCGCAGCTGCCTCATAGTGGCATCAATTGTTGCTGCATGTGGATCATCATCTGGGAGCATGTTCGGATCACTCGCAATCTTGGCGGCCACATTATCGAATGCCTCCTTGGACG
Coding sequences:
- the PTPL-1 gene encoding tyrosine protein phosphatase 1 (putative low mol weight), encoding MASGTSTPSGRQVSVLFVCLGNICRSPMAEGVFRHLTNFETSDPHPLIAAIDSCGTGAYHAGDRPDSRTLSVLKDNGLSSYKHAARKVRVPEDFEKFDYLIAMDEDNYMDLRDLVKRTKKNKGTLGDEHLDKVRLYGEFGGKDKKEEIGDPYYGGREGFTIAYEQVVRCGKGLLKEIEEKAKAEAEE